One Serratia liquefaciens genomic window, TAACCAGCCGGCCAGTTTCTGCCATGGCGTTGGCGGCAGTTCGCGGACCGCGCCCCGGGCGAAATAGCGTTCGATGTAATACTGAATGACCGACAATGCGGTAGTGATGAACAGGTACCAAACCGTGGCGACCATCAGCAGTGGAATCACCTGCTGAGTGCGGTTGTAGATCACCTGAATGGTGTAAAACAGCTCCGGCAGCGCCAATACGTAAACGATTGAAGTTCCTTTCGCCAGGCTGATGATTTCGTTGAAACCGGTCGGCACGATGGAGCGCAGCGCCTGCGGCAGGATAATGCGGAAAGTGCGGCGATAGCCCGGCAGGCCGAGCGCCGCCGCTGCCTCATGCTGGCCATATTCCACGCCGAGAATGCCGCCGCGGATGATTTCTGCGGTATAGGCCGATTGCACTAATGTGAGCCCCAGCACCGCCACGGAGAACTGGCTGAGAATATCGATGGTCGGATAGCTGGCGAACACCAGTGAAGTAAAGGGAATTCCTAACGAGATCGCATCGTACAGGTATGAAAAGTTATACAGAATAATTAGCACCAGAATCAGCGGCAGTGAGCGGAACAGCCAGATATACCCCCATGCCAGCGAGGCCAGCAGATAAGAGCGTGACAGCCGCGCCAGCGCCAGCAGGGTGCCGAAGATGATGCTGAACAGGGTACCAAGCAGCGTCAGCAGCAGGGTCTGCCCCAAGCCCGACAGCACCGCAGGTGCAAAGAACCATTCGGCGAAGACGCCCCATTCCCAACGTTCGTTAGCCGCCACCGACTGGACGATGGCCGCCAGAATAAAGACTGAAAACAGCGCGCCCACCAGCCGTAGCGGGTAGCGTGCAGGAACCACTTTTAACACTTCTTGTTTGGACATCGCAGGTCTCCTGAAACAGATCAAAGGGTGAATAAGGGGCGCTCCCCTAGGCAATCTTCCTTTCCGGCGCGCAACAGAGTGCGTCCGCTGTTATCAGGCTTTTACGAAACGGCAGCCGGCCGTCGTAGGGTGGGCGGCTGTAAACTTCACTGTCGACGCTGGGATCGAACTGCGGTTGATAACCGTTGCTCAAATACAGGCCCACGGCTTCCGGCTGGCGAAAGCCGGTGGTCAGATAGAGCTGGCGATAACCCTGTTCCAGCGCCAGCGTCTCCAGCTGCTGCAATACCCGCTGCGCCAGCCCCTGTCGGCGCAGGTCTGTTCGGGTCCAGATACGTTTGAGCTCGGCAGTTTGCGGATCGTAGCGTTTGAAGGCCCCCATGGCGATGGGCTCGCCGGCCCGCAGCAGCACGGTAAAGGCTCCCTGCGGTGGGGCGTACAGATCCAGCGTTTCCTGCTCCTGGTCACCAAAATAGTTGCCGTAGCGTTGGCGGTACTCGTCAAACAGCCCGGCGATCACCGGCGCGATCAGCGGATCGTTCGGCAGCGTTTGGATAAAAACGTCATTTGCCATCTGCATGCTCCTAATCGCCCAAGCCTTGAGGGTTGATCTCCGAATGCGGGATGCGTTCGACGCTTTCCCCCCAGCGATTCAGCACCTGATCGTATTGACCGCCCTGGATCACCCCGTTCAGCGCTTCGTTCACTGCGTACACCAGGCCATTGCCTTTTTTGGTGGTGACGGCGATGTGTGCCACTTTTGGCCAGCCGCCGTCTACCGTGCCAGCCAGTTTGGTTCGGCCATTGAGCGCAGCCTTGTAGGCACCCATGACATTGGGACCGAAGTAAGCATCGGCGCGGCCGGACTGGAGAGCCAGTGTGGCGGCAGCGTCATCGGTGACGTAGACAGGCTGCAGCGGTTTCAGCCCTTGCTGTTGGTTCTGTTTATCCCACTCGAGCAAGATTGCTTCCTGGTTGGTGCCGGAGCCGACGATGATCTTCAGCCCGGCAATGTCTTTCGCCTCTTTAATCGAGGCGATCTTGCCGTTCGATTTCACGTAGAAGCCGAGGGAATCGATGCGATAGGTGGCGAAGTCGAAGCGTGTCTTACGCTCTTTGGTCACGGTGACGTTAGTGATAGCGGCGTCGTATTTTCCGGAGGCGACGCCCAGCGGCCAGTCTTCCCAAGAGGTTTGCACCACGTTAAGTTCCAGGCCCAGGCTGTCGGCAACCAACTGGGCGATGTCGGACTCGCTGCCAATCAACGTTTTATTGTCCGAGGCGAACAGCGCCAGCGGCGGGGTGTTGAGCGCGGCAATCGCCACGGTGAAATTGCCCGGTTGTACGAAATGGAAGCCTTGCGGCAGTTTAGCGATCGCCTGTGGGTTTTTAGCCACGTGGATACGGGTTTCATTGGCTTTTAAATCGATGCCGGTGCCGGCTGCCAGGGCAGCGCCAGCCAGGCTCAACGAAGCCAACAGTGCGGCAACGGCGGTGACGGTAAAGGTTTTTCGCATAGCAGCTATCCCTGAAAAAAATATTATTGTTATTGAGTAAATTGGTTCAGTGGCTGCTTCAGGCCAAGGTGATCGCGCAGCGTGTCGCCGCTGTAATCGCTGCGGAACAGGCCACGTTGTTGCAAAATGGGCACCACACGGTCGACAAAGTGGTTGAATGAATTGGGCGTACCGCCGCTGATGATGAAACCGTCGGCAGCCTGGGTGTCGAACCAGTCTTGCAGGCCGTCCGCCACGGCTTCCGGCGTTCCCCCGAAGACCGGGCGCGGCGAGGCCGCTTCCAGCGCCACTTCGCGCAGCGTCAGATTGCGCTCCCGGGCGTTGCGTTTGATGGCGTCGGTGGTGCTGCGAAAGCTGTTCTGCCCCAGATCGCCAATGTCCGGGAAGGGCTCATCCAGCGGGTGGCGCGAGAAGTCATAGTGCTCAAAGTAGCGGCCCAGGTAATTGAGCGCATTTTCAATGCTGACCAGGCGCGCGGTTTCCCAATACTGGCGTTCTACGTCTTCATTGTCGTCACCGACAATCACGCTGACGCCCTGGAAAATCCGCAGGTCATCCGGTTCACGCCCCTGTTCCACCAGCTGTTTTTTGACGTCCTGATAAAATGCCTGCGCCTGTTGTTGCGATTCATGATGGGTGAAAATGGCATCGGCGTGTTTGGCGGCCAACTGCTTGCCGTCTTCCGAAGCGCCCGCCTGGAACAGGATCGGACGGCCCTGAGGTGTGCGGCCGATATTCAGTGGCCCCTGCACCGAGAAGAACTCCCCCTGATGGTTCAGGGTATGCAGTTTTCCGGCGCTGAAAAATTCGCCGCTTTGCTTGTTACGCACGAAGGCATCGGTTTCCCACGAGTCCCACAGCCCTTTGGTCACGTCGAGGTATTCGCTGGCAATGCGGTAACGCAAGCTGTGTTCTGGATGTTCGGTACGCGAGAAATTCTTCGCCGATCCTTCCAGTGGCGAGGTGACAACGTTCCAGCCCGCCCGGCCTTTACTCAGATGATCGAGGCTGGCGAACTGGCGCGCCACGGTAAAGGGATCGCTGTAGGAGGTGGATAGTGTGCCCACCAGGCCGATTTTGTCGGTGGCGGCGGACAGGGCGGCAAGCAGGGTTAGCGGTTCAAAACGATTAAGGAAGTGCGGGATGGACTTCTCATTGATATATAAGCCGTCGGCAACAAACACGAAATCCAATTTACCCTGTTCGGCTTTCTTTGCCGTGGCAATATTAAAATCGAGATTAATACTGGCGTCGGCGGTGGC contains:
- a CDS encoding amino acid ABC transporter permease, which translates into the protein MSKQEVLKVVPARYPLRLVGALFSVFILAAIVQSVAANERWEWGVFAEWFFAPAVLSGLGQTLLLTLLGTLFSIIFGTLLALARLSRSYLLASLAWGYIWLFRSLPLILVLIILYNFSYLYDAISLGIPFTSLVFASYPTIDILSQFSVAVLGLTLVQSAYTAEIIRGGILGVEYGQHEAAAALGLPGYRRTFRIILPQALRSIVPTGFNEIISLAKGTSIVYVLALPELFYTIQVIYNRTQQVIPLLMVATVWYLFITTALSVIQYYIERYFARGAVRELPPTPWQKLAGWLKR
- a CDS encoding GNAT family N-acetyltransferase produces the protein MANDVFIQTLPNDPLIAPVIAGLFDEYRQRYGNYFGDQEQETLDLYAPPQGAFTVLLRAGEPIAMGAFKRYDPQTAELKRIWTRTDLRRQGLAQRVLQQLETLALEQGYRQLYLTTGFRQPEAVGLYLSNGYQPQFDPSVDSEVYSRPPYDGRLPFRKSLITADALCCAPERKIA
- a CDS encoding ABC transporter substrate-binding protein: MRKTFTVTAVAALLASLSLAGAALAAGTGIDLKANETRIHVAKNPQAIAKLPQGFHFVQPGNFTVAIAALNTPPLALFASDNKTLIGSESDIAQLVADSLGLELNVVQTSWEDWPLGVASGKYDAAITNVTVTKERKTRFDFATYRIDSLGFYVKSNGKIASIKEAKDIAGLKIIVGSGTNQEAILLEWDKQNQQQGLKPLQPVYVTDDAAATLALQSGRADAYFGPNVMGAYKAALNGRTKLAGTVDGGWPKVAHIAVTTKKGNGLVYAVNEALNGVIQGGQYDQVLNRWGESVERIPHSEINPQGLGD
- a CDS encoding LLM class flavin-dependent oxidoreductase, which produces MSNSANNQRQLRLGAILHGASGNMSAWRHPDATADASINLDFNIATAKKAEQGKLDFVFVADGLYINEKSIPHFLNRFEPLTLLAALSAATDKIGLVGTLSTSYSDPFTVARQFASLDHLSKGRAGWNVVTSPLEGSAKNFSRTEHPEHSLRYRIASEYLDVTKGLWDSWETDAFVRNKQSGEFFSAGKLHTLNHQGEFFSVQGPLNIGRTPQGRPILFQAGASEDGKQLAAKHADAIFTHHESQQQAQAFYQDVKKQLVEQGREPDDLRIFQGVSVIVGDDNEDVERQYWETARLVSIENALNYLGRYFEHYDFSRHPLDEPFPDIGDLGQNSFRSTTDAIKRNARERNLTLREVALEAASPRPVFGGTPEAVADGLQDWFDTQAADGFIISGGTPNSFNHFVDRVVPILQQRGLFRSDYSGDTLRDHLGLKQPLNQFTQ